From Pseudomonas poae, the proteins below share one genomic window:
- a CDS encoding PvdJ/PvdD/PvdP-like protein, with protein MTISRRGFIAGLALTGAAVPAAFYAHRELTREEEFPITPGEATVDLADTAGQQLANTLRGVWNLRLEGRDAGLKGLPLQGLELLLDIAPRGRGLRGYLDTAANLRAEGEPRYRVLGDVLTGEGALLYWRLIDRDSANGIPAYEFKMTLDEVWADFANAGSSTLSGQILDLDRPLALTERDNRFIAHKHWFPEARQRIGLNPTLLAWLIAPEHRLFHQLWHATRDQWHKLSEDKRDALRGIGWQPGPRGKERDARGKLKDRNGSGVDFFFMHRHMLGAARSMQDLPSWPQFPEPQPALERDRLGFLRYFDNHDGFALPPTWSAPEDSEYTQWVSDIKAAETYHSNFQVWESQYRDPRYLAKLTLGQLGSEMELGLHDWLHMRWASVPRDPSNGAPVPFARDPSDFAPRWYAAENDFLGDPFSSHVNPVFWHFHGWIDDRIEDWFRAHERFNPGEVSRLEVNGVAWFAPGRWVEVGDPWLGPDTHGCSTTPGLQMGKSMEMDPETMKLALRITFAAEDDEVLQGLFRRVPKRPWYARHLKVKRV; from the coding sequence ATGACCATCTCTCGACGTGGGTTCATCGCTGGCCTGGCGCTTACCGGTGCCGCCGTGCCGGCGGCCTTTTATGCCCATCGCGAGTTGACGCGCGAAGAAGAATTCCCCATCACCCCGGGCGAGGCCACGGTGGACCTGGCCGACACCGCCGGCCAGCAACTGGCGAACACCTTGCGCGGGGTCTGGAACCTGCGCCTGGAAGGCCGCGACGCCGGCCTCAAGGGCCTGCCGCTGCAGGGCCTGGAGCTGCTGCTGGATATCGCCCCGCGTGGCCGTGGCCTGCGCGGCTACCTCGACACTGCCGCCAACCTGCGTGCCGAGGGTGAGCCGCGCTACCGCGTGCTCGGTGATGTGCTGACGGGCGAGGGCGCCTTGCTGTACTGGCGTCTGATCGACCGCGACTCCGCCAACGGCATACCGGCTTACGAATTCAAGATGACCCTCGACGAAGTCTGGGCCGACTTTGCCAACGCCGGCAGCAGTACCCTCAGCGGGCAGATCCTCGATCTGGATCGGCCGTTGGCACTGACCGAGCGTGACAACCGTTTTATCGCCCATAAACACTGGTTTCCCGAGGCTCGTCAGCGTATTGGCCTCAACCCGACCCTGCTGGCCTGGCTGATCGCCCCCGAGCACCGTCTGTTTCATCAGCTGTGGCATGCCACCCGTGACCAGTGGCACAAACTCTCCGAAGACAAGCGCGACGCCTTGCGCGGCATCGGCTGGCAGCCCGGCCCGCGAGGCAAAGAGCGGGATGCTCGCGGCAAACTCAAGGATCGCAATGGGTCGGGTGTCGATTTCTTCTTTATGCACCGGCATATGCTCGGTGCGGCGCGCTCGATGCAGGATTTGCCGTCGTGGCCGCAATTTCCCGAGCCACAACCGGCGCTTGAGCGTGATCGCCTGGGTTTTCTGCGTTATTTCGACAATCACGATGGTTTTGCACTGCCGCCCACTTGGTCGGCACCTGAGGACAGCGAGTACACGCAGTGGGTCAGTGATATCAAGGCTGCGGAGACTTATCACAGCAACTTTCAGGTGTGGGAGTCTCAGTACCGCGATCCGCGTTACCTGGCTAAATTGACGTTGGGGCAATTGGGATCGGAGATGGAGCTGGGTTTGCATGACTGGCTGCATATGCGTTGGGCTTCGGTGCCTCGGGACCCGTCCAACGGGGCGCCTGTGCCTTTTGCGCGGGATCCTTCGGACTTTGCGCCGCGGTGGTATGCGGCGGAGAACGACTTTCTGGGGGATCCGTTTTCATCGCATGTGAATCCGGTGTTTTGGCATTTTCATGGTTGGATTGATGACCGTATTGAGGATTGGTTTCGGGCGCATGAGCGGTTTAATCCGGGTGAGGTGAGCCGGCTTGAGGTTAACGGCGTGGCGTGGTTTGCGCCGGGGCGTTGGGTTGAAGTGGGGGATCCGTGGCTGGGGCCGGACACGCATGGGTGCAGTACCACGCCGGGGTTGCAGATGGGGAAGTCGATGGAGATGGACCCGGAGACCATGAAGCTGGCGTTGCGGATTACGTTTGCGGCTGAGGATGATGAGGTATTGCAGGGGTTGTTTAGGCGGGTGCCGAAGCGGCCTTGGTATGCGCGGCATTTGAAGGTTAAGCGGGTGTAG